One genomic segment of Gopherus flavomarginatus isolate rGopFla2 chromosome 11, rGopFla2.mat.asm, whole genome shotgun sequence includes these proteins:
- the LOC127031335 gene encoding olfactory receptor 14A16-like → MSNQTTLTHFLLLGFSDIWELQILHFVVFLVIYLAAVMGNLLIITVVALDHHLHTPMYFFLVNLSIIDLGSISVTIPKSMANSLINSRSISYAGCAIQVFFLIFLMGTDFSFLTIMAYDRYIAICQPLHYESVMNRKDCVQMAASAWIGGILYAALHTGNTFAVTFCAGNIVNQFFCEIPQLLKLACSDLYLREIGALIFSACIGLSCFGFIIASYVQIFNTVLRIPSEQGRHKTFSTCLPHLTVVSLFVFTGIFAYLKPTSSSASGLDLVVAVLYCVVPPMMNPVIYSMRNKEIKSSLRRLTVGRLFIKN, encoded by the coding sequence atgtccaaccaaaccaccTTGACCCATTTCCTTCTTCTTGGATTCTCAGACAtttgggagctgcagattttgcatttTGTGGTGTTCCTGGTGATTTACCTGGCAGCCGTGATGGGGAACCTTCTCATCATCACAGTCGTAGCCCTCGACCACCATCTTcacactcccatgtacttcttcctggtgaACCTGTCCATTATAGACCTTGGCTCCATCTCcgtcaccatccccaaatccatggccaattccCTAATCAACTCCAGATCAATTTCCTATGCTGGATGTGCCATCCAAGTCTTTTTCCTCATCTTCTTGATGGGAACAGATTTTTCCTTCCTCACTATCATGGCGTACGACCGATACATCGCCATATgtcaaccactgcactatgagagtGTAATGAACAGGAAAgattgtgtccaaatggcagccagtgcctggatcgGTGGAATTCTTTATGCTGCACTGCACACTGGGAACACATTTGCAGTAACTTTCTGTGCAGGCAACATAGTgaatcagttcttctgtgaaatcccccagctcCTCAAACTTGCCTGCTCTGACTTGTACCTCAGGGAAATTGGGGCTCTCATCTTTAGTGCATGCATAGGCTTAAGCTGTTTTGGTTTTATAATTGCAtcgtatgttcagatcttcaacacagtgctgagaatcccctctgagcagggccggcataaAACCTTCTCCACTTGCCttcctcacctcactgtggtttccttgtttgttttcactggtatctttgcctacctgaaacccacctccagctcagcatcaggtctggatctcgtcGTGGCTGTTCTGTATTGCGTGGTGCCTCCTATGATGAATCCggtcatctacagcatgaggaacaaggagatcaaatCTTCATTGAGGAGACTGACTGTGGGGAGGCTATTCATCAAGAattaa